From a single Loigolactobacillus coryniformis subsp. coryniformis KCTC 3167 = DSM 20001 genomic region:
- a CDS encoding malolactic enzyme: MTTPQNILNDPFLNKGTAFTVAERQALGLTGLVPPVVQTLEQQAEQTYGQYQSKSSDLEKRLFLMEIFNTNRVLFYKLFSQHVVEFMPIVYDPTIADTIENYSELYVQSQGAAFLSIDEDDATIKETLRNAAAGRDIKLIVVTDAEGILGIGDWGTNGVDIAVGKLMVYTAAAGIDPSSVLPVVLDAGTNNQTLLDDPLYLGNRHERVRGQRYDDFVDHFVDAAEDLFPELYLHWEDFGRSNAANILNRYQDKITTFNDDIQGTGIIVLAGILGALQISKQKFTDQVYLSFGAGTAGAGITQRIFDEMVEQGLTPDEARKHFYLVDKQGLLFADDPTLTPEQKLFARDRAEFSNAAELTNLAAVVKAVQPTILVGTSTQPGAFTEAIVKEMAAHTERPIIFPLSNPTKLAEAKAADLIEWTNGQALVATGIPAADVTYNGVTYQIGQANNALVYPGLGLGTLAATATRLNDTMISAAAHSLGGIVDASQPGAAVLPPVSKLAEFSQTVAEAVASSAVAQQLNREPISDVTAAVTNLKWVPEYK, translated from the coding sequence ATGACAACACCACAAAATATTTTAAACGATCCATTCTTAAACAAAGGGACTGCTTTTACAGTAGCTGAACGGCAAGCACTTGGTTTAACTGGTTTGGTTCCACCGGTGGTCCAAACTTTAGAACAGCAAGCAGAACAGACTTACGGGCAATACCAATCAAAATCATCCGACCTTGAAAAACGCTTGTTCTTGATGGAAATCTTCAATACTAACCGCGTTTTGTTCTATAAATTATTCAGCCAGCACGTAGTTGAATTTATGCCGATCGTTTATGATCCAACGATTGCCGATACGATTGAAAATTACAGTGAACTTTATGTTCAGTCACAAGGCGCTGCATTTTTATCGATCGATGAAGACGATGCAACAATCAAAGAAACTTTGCGTAATGCTGCAGCAGGGCGCGATATTAAATTGATCGTGGTTACTGATGCAGAAGGGATTCTGGGTATTGGCGATTGGGGTACCAACGGTGTTGATATTGCGGTCGGTAAATTAATGGTTTATACCGCTGCTGCTGGGATCGATCCTAGCTCAGTACTACCAGTTGTGTTAGATGCTGGTACTAATAACCAAACTTTATTAGATGATCCATTGTATTTAGGTAACCGACATGAACGTGTTCGCGGTCAACGTTACGATGATTTTGTTGATCATTTTGTAGACGCCGCCGAAGACCTATTCCCAGAATTGTACTTGCATTGGGAAGACTTTGGTCGTAGTAATGCCGCTAACATTCTGAATCGTTACCAAGATAAGATCACGACTTTCAATGATGATATTCAAGGAACAGGGATCATTGTTTTGGCTGGTATTTTAGGTGCTTTGCAGATTTCTAAACAAAAATTCACTGATCAAGTTTACTTGTCATTTGGCGCCGGAACTGCTGGTGCTGGGATCACCCAACGGATTTTTGATGAAATGGTTGAACAAGGCCTCACACCTGATGAAGCGCGCAAGCATTTTTATTTAGTTGATAAGCAAGGGCTATTGTTTGCTGACGACCCAACTTTGACACCAGAACAGAAATTATTCGCTCGTGATCGTGCTGAATTCAGTAATGCTGCCGAATTAACTAATTTAGCCGCAGTGGTTAAAGCCGTTCAGCCAACTATTTTGGTGGGAACTTCGACGCAGCCAGGTGCCTTTACCGAAGCAATCGTAAAGGAAATGGCGGCTCATACTGAACGGCCAATCATCTTCCCATTATCTAATCCAACTAAATTAGCTGAAGCCAAAGCGGCTGACTTAATTGAATGGACTAACGGTCAAGCCTTGGTCGCAACGGGGATTCCTGCTGCTGATGTCACTTACAATGGTGTGACTTACCAAATCGGTCAAGCCAATAATGCCTTGGTTTATCCTGGTTTAGGTTTAGGCACATTAGCCGCGACTGCAACGCGCTTAAATGATACGATGATCTCCGCAGCAGCGCACTCATTAGGTGGCATTGTGGATGCTAGCCAACCAGGTGCAGCTGTATTACCACCAGTTTCTAAATTAGCTGAATTTTCACAAACTGTTGCCGAAGCAGTTGCTAGTAGCGCTGTCGCACAACAATTAAATCGTGAACCAATCAGTGATGTAACCGCAGCAGTGACAAACTTAAAATGGGTGCCTGAATATAAATAG
- a CDS encoding IS30 family transposase: MQEQNTTVREKGHHLTSFERGRIATLHSQGYSNRAIARVIGVCHQTISNELRRGEIDQVKKVNGQRQYHREYSPEAAQAKYEANRMSCHRPLKLAGVADFIHYFTAHLHQDGWSPDAAVGRAKLEGLYQPEEMVSTKTLYHYIDAQLLEVRNLDLLEKNRRRTKHHHSPKHKRLAGRSIEERPKSIDQRQEFGHFELDTVVGKRNGQESVILTLIERQSRCQILRLIDGRDADSVNYELAKICQEYGHIMKSVTADNGAEFAAAGTVLDGVADLYYAHPYRSSERGTNEAHNRMIRRDVPKGLSMDTLGPSDIQAVEAKLNNLPRRQSGYQTPKELFSAAAG, encoded by the coding sequence ATGCAAGAACAGAATACCACAGTCCGAGAAAAAGGTCACCACCTAACTTCATTTGAGCGCGGCAGAATCGCCACGCTACACAGCCAAGGATACTCTAACCGCGCAATTGCTAGAGTTATCGGCGTTTGTCATCAAACAATCAGTAATGAACTACGCCGTGGTGAGATCGACCAAGTTAAAAAAGTGAACGGTCAACGGCAATATCACCGCGAGTACTCGCCAGAAGCGGCACAGGCCAAATACGAAGCTAACCGAATGTCCTGTCATCGACCTTTGAAACTCGCTGGTGTCGCTGACTTTATCCACTACTTTACGGCCCATTTGCACCAAGACGGTTGGTCGCCTGATGCCGCGGTGGGCCGTGCTAAACTTGAAGGCTTATATCAACCTGAGGAGATGGTTTCGACCAAGACGTTATACCACTATATCGATGCGCAACTACTTGAAGTCCGTAATCTTGATCTGCTCGAAAAAAACCGGCGCCGCACCAAACACCACCATTCACCCAAGCATAAGCGTCTGGCCGGACGAAGTATCGAAGAGCGACCTAAAAGTATTGATCAGCGCCAAGAGTTCGGTCACTTTGAGTTGGATACCGTAGTCGGTAAACGTAATGGCCAAGAAAGTGTTATTCTAACGCTGATCGAGCGCCAATCTCGCTGTCAGATCCTGCGTTTGATTGATGGCCGTGACGCCGATTCAGTCAACTACGAACTGGCTAAGATCTGCCAAGAATACGGGCACATCATGAAGTCCGTTACCGCTGACAACGGGGCAGAATTCGCAGCGGCGGGGACGGTGCTTGACGGGGTTGCCGACCTTTATTATGCCCACCCTTACCGCTCTTCAGAACGAGGCACAAATGAGGCGCATAATCGAATGATCCGTCGTGATGTGCCTAAGGGCCTGTCCATGGATACTTTAGGCCCTAGTGATATCCAAGCAGTGGAAGCCAAGCTAAACAACTTACCACGCCGGCAGTCAGGTTACCAAACCCCAAAAGAGCTTTTCTCCGCTGCCGCTGGCTAA
- a CDS encoding AEC family transporter: MTAFMTSVESVVEIILVIALGFYLRKKNKFDEKFKTSISFLIMNIALPASIFVSVLKYLTRDKLVSLSGGLLYALGSFALGYLVAWLLTKILRIRPGRRGTFINMFVNANTIFIGLPLNLALFGEKSMPYFLIYYVMNTVSTWAVGVFFISNDDPTKDKSHKEPFNWRKLLPAPLIGFLVALVFLLLAIPVPAWINSTLSMVGGIVTPMSLIYIGIVLADAGLASIHFDGDTIWALLGRFIIAPALMILMLVIGKSGGAQVPSLESSTLIIQAAAPGLAVLPILAGQSHGDVEYATNVVTTSTVLFVIVVPILMQLVQFI, translated from the coding sequence ATGACTGCATTTATGACGTCAGTCGAAAGTGTTGTCGAAATTATTTTAGTGATTGCGTTAGGTTTTTACCTGCGTAAGAAAAATAAATTTGATGAAAAGTTTAAAACAAGTATTTCCTTTTTGATCATGAATATTGCGTTACCAGCTTCAATCTTTGTTTCCGTCTTAAAATATTTAACACGGGATAAATTAGTTAGCTTATCTGGTGGCCTATTGTATGCACTTGGTAGCTTTGCGTTAGGCTATTTAGTAGCATGGCTGTTAACGAAGATTTTACGGATCCGGCCAGGACGGCGGGGCACGTTTATCAATATGTTTGTTAACGCTAATACGATTTTCATTGGGTTACCATTAAACTTAGCGTTGTTTGGTGAAAAGAGTATGCCATACTTCCTGATTTATTATGTCATGAATACTGTTTCCACCTGGGCAGTTGGCGTCTTCTTTATCTCAAATGATGATCCAACTAAAGATAAGAGCCACAAGGAACCATTTAACTGGCGGAAGTTATTGCCAGCGCCATTGATTGGTTTCTTGGTTGCCTTGGTATTCTTATTGTTGGCCATTCCAGTACCAGCTTGGATCAATAGTACTTTATCAATGGTTGGTGGTATCGTAACTCCAATGTCCTTGATTTATATTGGGATCGTTCTAGCGGATGCTGGTTTAGCTTCCATTCATTTTGATGGTGACACGATTTGGGCATTATTAGGTCGTTTCATCATTGCCCCAGCATTGATGATCTTAATGTTAGTCATCGGTAAAAGTGGCGGTGCACAAGTTCCTAGCTTGGAATCAAGTACTTTGATCATCCAAGCTGCAGCACCAGGCTTAGCAGTATTACCAATTTTAGCGGGCCAATCACATGGTGACGTTGAGTACGCAACTAATGTTGTTACTACAAGTACAGTCCTCTTTGTGATCGTTGTGCCAATTTTGATGCAATTAGTACAATTTATTTAA
- a CDS encoding APC family permease — MKFTLKNLFVRKHIDLNAITDSKQGLEKNLSAFSLSMMGVGAIVGSGIFILPGILAAQYTGPGVMFSFLLAAVVCSLAALCYSEFSSTIPLAGSAYTYIYSIFGEFLAWILGWALISEYLFAVSSVAVSWSAYFQNILSGFGLKLPVALTAAAGTSSVPGAVFNLPAFIIVLLIALLLTGGITESTRVNNVMVLIKISVIVLFVVVGAFYVKPSNWHPFLPFGFHGVLTGASVAFYAYIGFDAVSTASEEVKNPQRDMPIGIITSLIITTLLYTVLSTVLTGVVHYTKLNVDDPVAFALGLMNQNWVAGIISVGAVVGMTTVLLVMSYGGTRLLFAISRDGLLPKALMKLNRKTHVPVLNTWIFGLIAAVFAAIIPLDRIAELVNIGTLFAFALVSVGVVFLRKDKVLGNAPKSFKVPLYPYLPWLSFIFCIVLMTQLRLFTWVAFVIWLIIGLIVYFSYGYWHSLTRQEEE; from the coding sequence TTGAAGTTTACATTAAAGAATTTATTTGTCCGCAAGCACATTGACCTTAATGCAATCACGGACTCCAAGCAAGGTTTGGAGAAGAACCTGTCAGCGTTTAGCCTAAGCATGATGGGTGTCGGTGCCATTGTTGGTTCAGGAATCTTCATCTTGCCAGGAATCTTAGCTGCACAATACACAGGTCCAGGAGTCATGTTTTCTTTCTTATTAGCAGCGGTGGTTTGTTCATTGGCGGCGCTTTGTTATTCTGAATTCTCGTCGACGATTCCGTTGGCGGGAAGTGCCTATACTTATATTTATAGTATTTTTGGTGAATTTTTAGCCTGGATCTTAGGCTGGGCCTTGATTTCTGAATATTTGTTTGCGGTCTCGTCAGTAGCAGTCAGTTGGTCCGCATATTTCCAAAATATTTTATCTGGTTTTGGCTTGAAATTACCAGTGGCACTAACGGCAGCTGCCGGAACCAGTAGCGTGCCGGGTGCGGTTTTTAATTTACCAGCGTTCATCATTGTATTATTGATCGCATTGTTGTTGACTGGTGGAATTACTGAATCAACTCGCGTCAATAATGTGATGGTGTTGATCAAAATTTCAGTGATCGTTTTGTTCGTGGTAGTTGGCGCTTTTTATGTCAAACCTTCCAACTGGCATCCGTTTTTGCCATTTGGTTTCCATGGGGTTCTAACCGGTGCTTCGGTAGCATTCTATGCCTATATCGGCTTTGATGCCGTTTCAACAGCTTCGGAAGAGGTTAAAAATCCGCAGCGGGATATGCCGATTGGGATCATAACATCGCTAATTATTACGACACTGTTATACACTGTGCTATCAACGGTTTTAACTGGGGTCGTCCATTATACGAAATTAAATGTCGATGATCCAGTGGCTTTTGCCTTAGGTTTGATGAATCAAAATTGGGTCGCTGGGATTATTTCTGTTGGAGCAGTTGTAGGGATGACGACTGTGTTATTGGTTATGTCCTACGGGGGAACCCGGTTGTTATTTGCTATCAGTCGTGATGGCTTATTACCTAAAGCGTTAATGAAATTGAACCGTAAAACGCACGTGCCAGTATTGAATACTTGGATCTTTGGTTTAATTGCCGCTGTTTTTGCTGCGATTATTCCGTTGGATCGCATCGCTGAGCTGGTCAATATTGGGACACTGTTTGCCTTTGCCTTAGTCTCGGTTGGCGTTGTTTTCTTACGGAAGGATAAAGTGCTTGGTAATGCACCGAAGTCGTTTAAGGTACCATTATATCCGTACTTGCCGTGGTTATCATTTATCTTTTGTATTGTTTTAATGACGCAATTGCGGTTATTCACGTGGGTTGCTTTTGTGATCTGGTTGATCATTGGGTTGATCGTTTACTTTAGTTACGGTTATTGGCATAGTTTAACGCGCCAAGAAGAGGAATAA
- a CDS encoding beta-ketoacyl-ACP synthase III: MSNYVTIAASAQYVPDRVVTNDELSQLMPTSDEWIQSHTGIKTRHIALDQNTSVLASRVAAELLTKSGVAASEIDLIIVSTITPDYLTPATACLVQEQIGATNAMAFDISAACAGFIFAADTAEKFLRQGKFKHALVISAETNSKMLDWQDRTTAVFFGDGAGGALLSATDDPQAESFLDTLLQNDGSQHEAIMSGAVAPLNTIQAVHKPEIEPFTMQGRAVFEFATKTVPQQINALLAANQLTVDDIDLFICHQANLRIIEKIAATLEQPMSKFPTNVQRFGNTSSAGVPMALAEVQPQATGKLAVLSGFGGGLAYGSLLVRL, from the coding sequence ATGTCCAACTATGTAACCATTGCGGCCAGTGCACAGTATGTACCTGATCGAGTCGTGACCAATGATGAGTTGAGTCAACTGATGCCAACCAGTGATGAATGGATCCAAAGCCATACTGGAATCAAGACACGCCATATTGCGCTGGATCAGAATACATCGGTTTTAGCTAGTCGTGTTGCGGCGGAGTTATTAACTAAAAGCGGTGTGGCGGCAAGTGAGATCGACTTGATCATTGTGTCCACAATCACACCTGATTATTTAACGCCGGCAACAGCTTGTTTAGTTCAGGAACAGATCGGCGCCACAAACGCGATGGCGTTTGATATTAGTGCTGCTTGTGCGGGCTTTATTTTTGCGGCTGACACAGCAGAGAAGTTCTTACGTCAAGGAAAGTTTAAGCATGCCTTGGTGATCAGTGCTGAAACTAACAGTAAGATGTTGGACTGGCAGGACCGCACGACCGCAGTTTTCTTTGGTGATGGTGCCGGTGGGGCATTGTTATCAGCGACGGATGATCCGCAAGCGGAAAGCTTTCTTGATACTTTATTACAAAATGATGGTAGTCAACATGAGGCAATTATGAGTGGCGCCGTTGCACCCTTAAATACAATTCAAGCCGTGCATAAACCAGAGATCGAGCCATTCACGATGCAAGGACGCGCTGTTTTTGAATTTGCGACTAAAACAGTGCCACAACAGATCAATGCATTATTAGCGGCCAATCAATTAACGGTAGATGATATTGATTTATTCATTTGTCATCAGGCCAATCTGCGCATTATTGAAAAAATTGCTGCAACGTTAGAACAGCCGATGAGTAAGTTTCCAACCAATGTTCAGCGTTTTGGGAATACGTCATCCGCTGGGGTACCGATGGCTTTAGCTGAGGTTCAACCGCAAGCAACTGGTAAATTGGCAGTATTGTCCGGATTTGGCGGCGGTTTAGCCTATGGTAGTTTATTAGTTAGACTTTAA
- a CDS encoding acetyl-CoA carboxylase biotin carboxyl carrier protein, translating to MDAKKVADLLAVLAKSEFAEIELKDADLYLHVKRDAAPQVSPTVTTKSEPVAKGKTVNSPMVGIVHLLDDTKQPFVKLGQRVDTETTLAQIESMKLFNDIKSPVTGTVTAINVSDGQGVEFATPLFEISEAD from the coding sequence ATGGACGCAAAAAAAGTTGCTGATTTATTGGCGGTGTTAGCAAAAAGTGAATTTGCTGAGATCGAGCTAAAAGATGCGGACTTATATTTACATGTTAAACGTGACGCTGCACCGCAAGTTAGTCCCACTGTGACAACAAAATCTGAGCCAGTAGCTAAGGGTAAAACGGTCAATAGTCCAATGGTCGGCATCGTGCATTTATTAGATGATACGAAGCAGCCTTTTGTTAAATTGGGTCAACGAGTGGATACTGAAACCACACTGGCACAAATTGAAAGTATGAAATTGTTTAATGATATTAAAAGCCCGGTGACGGGTACGGTGACGGCAATCAATGTTAGTGATGGACAAGGCGTTGAGTTTGCCACGCCGCTATTTGAAATTTCTGAGGCTGACTAA
- a CDS encoding acetyl-CoA carboxylase biotin carboxylase subunit encodes MFKKILIANRGEVALRIMRACRQLNIATVAVYAQVEQQSLFVQQADEAYCVGPDTAPSSYLNREGILMAALLSGADAIHPGYGFLAEDALFAKMCAECGLTFIGPQPETIALLADKAAAKTYAQQQNVPVIPGGSGLKDEAALRQTAARLGYPVMLKASFGGGGKGMRVLSSERELQHQYHLIQEEARQAFLNDAVYLEKYLTRARHIEVQVLQDQAGHLQLLGDRECSLQHNHQKVVEESPAAILTTAERENLYQLARQIMAGLDYVGLGTLEFLFAEHHFYFLEMNTRLQVEHAVTELTTGMDLVVTQIEVAAGKLIKPGVQTFKGHAIEVRLNAQAQGALLATGRLETFRLFTGARVDTGYREGDQILPYYDALVAKILVKQPTRKKAIEKLQRCLQHVQIKGIGTNLATLTQIMALPSYQANLVDIHFLAHLAGDAQ; translated from the coding sequence ATGTTCAAAAAAATTCTGATTGCAAATCGCGGCGAAGTGGCGTTGCGTATCATGCGAGCTTGTCGACAATTGAATATTGCGACCGTTGCTGTTTACGCTCAAGTGGAACAGCAAAGTTTATTCGTGCAACAAGCAGATGAAGCTTACTGCGTTGGTCCTGATACTGCGCCTTCCAGTTATTTGAATCGTGAAGGAATTTTGATGGCAGCATTATTAAGTGGTGCTGACGCGATCCATCCTGGGTATGGTTTTCTAGCAGAGGATGCGTTGTTTGCTAAAATGTGTGCTGAGTGTGGTCTGACCTTTATTGGTCCGCAGCCGGAAACAATCGCGTTGTTAGCTGATAAAGCAGCGGCGAAAACTTATGCGCAACAACAGAATGTGCCAGTCATTCCTGGCGGGAGTGGCCTAAAAGATGAAGCAGCGCTACGCCAAACGGCAGCGCGTCTGGGCTATCCGGTCATGCTGAAGGCAAGTTTTGGCGGTGGCGGTAAAGGAATGCGCGTACTTTCATCAGAACGTGAATTACAACACCAATATCATTTAATTCAAGAAGAAGCGCGGCAAGCCTTTTTAAATGACGCGGTTTACTTAGAAAAATACTTGACACGGGCGCGCCATATTGAAGTTCAGGTACTACAGGATCAGGCGGGGCATCTGCAATTATTAGGTGATCGCGAATGCAGTTTACAGCACAACCATCAAAAAGTTGTCGAAGAAAGTCCGGCGGCTATTTTGACGACGGCTGAGCGGGAAAACTTATACCAATTGGCGCGTCAGATCATGGCAGGATTAGATTATGTTGGCTTAGGGACGTTGGAATTCTTATTTGCTGAGCATCATTTTTACTTCCTGGAAATGAATACGCGGTTGCAGGTTGAACACGCAGTCACCGAGTTGACCACGGGGATGGATCTTGTGGTCACACAGATCGAAGTGGCGGCTGGAAAATTGATCAAACCTGGTGTGCAAACTTTTAAAGGACATGCGATAGAAGTTCGCTTAAACGCGCAGGCACAAGGTGCTTTATTGGCTACTGGTCGCTTAGAGACGTTTCGCTTATTTACCGGTGCGCGAGTAGACACCGGTTATCGTGAAGGTGATCAGATTCTGCCTTATTATGATGCTTTAGTGGCCAAAATTTTAGTTAAACAGCCAACACGAAAAAAAGCAATTGAAAAATTACAACGCTGTTTACAACATGTCCAGATCAAAGGGATTGGCACTAACTTAGCGACTTTGACCCAAATTATGGCGTTGCCTAGTTATCAAGCTAATTTAGTGGACATTCACTTTTTAGCTCATTTGGCAGGTGATGCGCAATGA
- a CDS encoding acetyl-CoA carboxylase carboxyltransferase subunit beta, protein MSHLPVAGTWRQCPQCQRHVHQLEWGQLQICPHCGYYLRLTAAQRIQQLTETFQSLSEINAATPFAFPGYQEKLAKAQQKTGTTEAFTAGVATLNQQHFILGVMDSHFMMGTLNTIVGARLRQAITAAQTQRLPLVLVIASGGARMQEGILSLLQMNTVLAAYDALNAAGNFTLNILTDPTMGGVSASFAFAADTVIAETGATIGFAGKRVIEETSREPLPPDFQSAASLYAHGQLDAVVARPDLAATVTQLLQLHQRK, encoded by the coding sequence ATGAGTCATTTACCAGTTGCAGGAACTTGGCGACAGTGTCCGCAGTGTCAACGCCACGTACATCAATTAGAGTGGGGTCAGTTACAGATTTGTCCTCATTGTGGTTATTACTTACGTTTGACGGCGGCTCAGCGGATCCAGCAATTGACGGAGACGTTTCAATCATTATCAGAGATTAATGCAGCAACACCGTTTGCTTTTCCCGGTTATCAGGAAAAATTAGCTAAGGCACAACAAAAAACAGGAACAACTGAAGCCTTTACTGCTGGTGTTGCGACATTGAATCAGCAGCATTTTATTTTAGGCGTGATGGATAGTCATTTCATGATGGGAACCTTGAACACAATTGTTGGGGCCCGTTTACGGCAAGCAATTACGGCGGCACAAACGCAGCGATTGCCACTGGTGCTGGTGATTGCTTCCGGTGGTGCCCGCATGCAGGAAGGCATTTTGTCGCTGTTACAAATGAATACGGTTTTGGCAGCGTACGATGCGTTAAATGCCGCGGGCAACTTTACGCTGAATATTTTAACCGACCCCACAATGGGTGGGGTCAGCGCGAGCTTCGCCTTTGCCGCTGACACGGTAATTGCTGAAACAGGTGCAACGATTGGCTTTGCTGGTAAGCGGGTGATCGAGGAAACCAGCCGTGAACCACTACCACCAGATTTTCAAAGCGCAGCCAGCTTGTATGCCCATGGCCAACTAGATGCGGTAGTGGCGCGGCCTGATTTAGCAGCGACAGTCACACAATTATTGCAATTGCACCAAAGAAAGTGA
- the accA gene encoding carboxyltransferase subunit alpha codes for MLEEQLKKIRSAQRISAATVIGALTTNFFTLHGDRLQADDPAVTVGYGTFGQQTVLFVGVNRGATLQQRLDYHFGALSPAGYRKVCRGLTQAEKFGWPVITLINMPGAAADVAAELNGQSQALAATISQMGRLTVPNIALFLGEGESGGALALANSNRILMLTNSIYSVASPEAVQAILKGAQQDLTKYLPMTAAQLAEIGLVDQIIPEDEQLLEQIKQALQQQLAELGTWSATRLQQQRTEKYLAVLAQFE; via the coding sequence ATGTTAGAAGAACAATTAAAAAAGATTCGCAGCGCGCAACGAATTAGTGCGGCTACGGTGATTGGTGCACTGACGACTAACTTCTTTACACTACACGGTGATCGTTTGCAGGCTGATGATCCGGCGGTAACAGTCGGTTACGGGACTTTTGGCCAGCAAACGGTATTGTTCGTTGGTGTTAATCGTGGGGCTACCTTGCAACAACGGCTCGATTATCATTTTGGCGCGTTAAGTCCAGCTGGTTATCGTAAAGTTTGTCGCGGGTTAACGCAAGCGGAAAAATTCGGCTGGCCTGTGATCACGTTGATCAATATGCCCGGCGCGGCAGCCGATGTAGCGGCTGAACTTAACGGTCAAAGCCAAGCGTTGGCTGCAACCATCAGTCAAATGGGGCGTTTAACGGTACCGAATATTGCTTTATTCTTAGGCGAAGGCGAAAGTGGCGGGGCATTGGCATTAGCCAATAGTAACCGGATCTTGATGCTGACCAATAGTATCTATTCAGTTGCTTCGCCAGAGGCTGTCCAAGCGATCCTAAAAGGAGCGCAACAAGATCTAACCAAATACTTGCCGATGACGGCAGCACAATTAGCCGAGATTGGTTTAGTTGATCAAATTATTCCCGAAGACGAACAATTACTTGAACAAATCAAACAAGCGTTACAACAGCAATTAGCTGAATTAGGTACATGGTCGGCGACTCGTTTGCAGCAACAGCGGACGGAAAAATATTTAGCGGTGCTGGCTCAGTTTGAATAA
- a CDS encoding AEC family transporter, producing the protein MGIFLQSIEGVLVILVMIVLGYCLARAGWFDEKSSKLIARLVTQVALPCYMLDTITRDFTAKELFRLLPDLKFPVVSMLILFGISVAVARIIRIRKERRGLFESMFFNSNTVFIGLPINMALFGAKSLPYVLVYYMANTTFFWTLGVYLIKRDGTSTEQFSWWATIKKVFSPPLLGFIVAVILVLLHIQVPKFLMSDFSYIGGLTIPLSMLFIGIAIENAGLSQMRLSRHSIGILVGRFILAPVLMSLLVLPAPVPLLMKQVFILQSAMPVMTNAPVVAKLYGADADYAALMVTESTLLSLVVIPILMTILRQ; encoded by the coding sequence ATGGGCATATTTTTACAAAGTATCGAGGGTGTTTTGGTCATCCTAGTTATGATCGTGCTTGGTTACTGCTTGGCACGCGCCGGCTGGTTCGACGAAAAAAGCAGTAAGCTGATCGCACGTTTGGTTACACAAGTCGCGTTACCTTGTTACATGTTAGATACGATTACGCGCGATTTTACAGCTAAAGAATTATTCCGTTTACTGCCGGATCTGAAGTTTCCAGTTGTTTCAATGCTAATTCTTTTTGGTATTTCGGTGGCAGTAGCACGGATCATTCGCATTCGTAAAGAACGCCGTGGTTTGTTCGAATCAATGTTTTTTAATTCGAATACGGTGTTCATTGGCTTACCAATCAACATGGCGTTGTTTGGTGCCAAAAGTTTACCGTACGTGTTGGTGTATTATATGGCCAATACGACGTTTTTCTGGACGTTAGGTGTGTATTTGATCAAGCGTGATGGTACCAGCACCGAGCAATTCAGTTGGTGGGCGACGATCAAAAAAGTTTTCTCGCCGCCGTTGTTAGGTTTTATCGTGGCCGTTATTTTAGTGTTGTTACATATTCAGGTTCCGAAGTTCTTGATGTCTGACTTCAGCTATATCGGTGGGTTAACGATTCCATTATCAATGCTTTTTATTGGGATTGCGATCGAGAATGCTGGTTTAAGTCAAATGCGGTTATCACGGCATAGTATCGGGATCTTAGTTGGTCGTTTTATTTTAGCGCCGGTACTCATGAGCTTATTAGTTTTGCCAGCACCGGTACCATTGTTAATGAAGCAAGTCTTCATTCTCCAATCAGCAATGCCAGTTATGACTAATGCACCAGTGGTGGCCAAGTTATATGGCGCTGATGCTGATTATGCAGCATTGATGGTAACTGAGTCGACCTTGTTGAGTTTAGTTGTGATCCCAATCTTAATGACGATTTTACGCCAATAG